The following are encoded together in the Lathyrus oleraceus cultivar Zhongwan6 chromosome 3, CAAS_Psat_ZW6_1.0, whole genome shotgun sequence genome:
- the LOC127130966 gene encoding F-box/kelch-repeat protein At3g23880 has translation MKPFQVFLHNDLVTEVLSVLPVKSLIRFKCVSKHWKTLISDHSFVKLHLRRSETRNLVLVTCHIIATPKEPDRSIVPYPIRRLLDNPLFMLFDDLNYHLNYKGCDYIVGSCNGLILLAGEHFNCYFRNQDRSRSYWLSVWNPATRSISKSFGYIHEFGESIYQAFNFAFGYDNSNETYKVAAFRYLPDKSEVRVLSLGDNVWRNVECFKDVILPYKYVYLSETINWLAKDISVEQIVIISFDLTTETFKKMDVPGGFNGVLSCEPKPVLAVLGGCLCFSYYYEEMDFVIWKMNEFGVEDSWTLFLKMNGQNLGIDYDHSNYRYPWVPLLLSDDTLILTSSNESQAILYNRRDNRVTRTNIIANRTNFSLEWEDAKVYVESLVPIF, from the coding sequence atgaaaCCATTTCAGGTGTTCCTCCACAACGATCTCGTCACAGAAGTTCTTTCGGTTCTTCCGGTGAAATCTCTTATTCGTTTTAAATGTGTTAGTAAGCATTGGAAAACTCTCATCTCCGATCATTCCTTTGTGAAATTGCATCTTAGAAGATCAGAAACACGAAACTTAGTATTAGTAACATGTCACATAATAGCTACCCCTAAAGAGCCTGATCGCAGTATTGTTCCATATCCTATACGTCGTTTACTCGATAACCCTTTGTTCATGCTTTTTGATGATCTTAACTATCATTTGAATTACAAAGGATGTGATTATATAGTTGGTTCATGCAACGGCTTAATTCTTTTGGCCGGTGAACATTTCAATTGCTACTTTAGGAATCAGGATAGGAGTAGAAGTTACTGGCTCTCGGTTTGGAACCCAGCCACCAGGTCAATTTCTAAAAGTTTTGGATATATTCATGAGTTTGGTGAATCTATATATCAAGCTTTCAACTTTGCGTTTGGTTATGATAATTCAAACGAAACTTATAAAGTGGCGGCGTTCCGTTACCTTCCAGATAAAAGCGAGGTGAGAGTTCTTAGTTTAGGTGATAATGTTTGGAGAAATGTTGAATGTTTCAAGGATGTTATTCTTCCGTACAAGTACGTGTATTTGAGTGAAACTATTAACTGGTTGGCCAAGGATATTAGTGTTGAGCAGATTGTTATTATTTCATTTGATTTGACAACAGAGACATTCAAGAAAATGGATGTTCCCGGTGGTTTTAATGGAGTTTTGTCTTGTGAGCCAAAGCCAGTTCTTGCTGTGTTGGGGGGTTGCCTTTGTTTTTCTTATTACTACGAGGAAATGGATTTTGTTATATGGAAGATGAATGAATTTGGAGTTGAAGATTCTTGGACTCTTTTTCTTAAAATGAATGGTCAAAATCTTGGTATAGATTATGACCATAGTAATTATAGATATCCATGGGTGCCGTTGCTTCTGTCGGATGATACACTGATACTGACGAGTAGTAATGAATCTCAGGCAATTCTCTATAATAGGAGAGATAATAGAGTTACTCGAACAAACATTATTGCTAATAGAACCAACTTTTCTTTAGAGTGGGAGGATGCCAAAGTTTATGTTGAAAGCTTAGTTCCAATTTTCTAA